One genomic segment of Allocatelliglobosispora scoriae includes these proteins:
- a CDS encoding response regulator: MTRPVRILIVDDDPLVRAALTMMLDGADGIVVAAVAADGGAAITAVDAHAPDVVLMDLRMPGVDGITATARLRARSHPPAVIALTTFDTDDHVVRALRAGASGFLLKDTPPDRIVEAILRVAAGDAILSPAITRRLMDRVVAESGTADRARAALAELSTREREVVLAVATGLTNADIAAELTMSVATVKAHLTHIFLKLGVTNRTQIALLAHDAGLV, translated from the coding sequence CGATGATGCTCGACGGGGCGGACGGCATCGTCGTCGCCGCCGTCGCCGCCGACGGCGGTGCGGCGATCACCGCGGTCGACGCGCACGCTCCCGACGTGGTCCTGATGGACCTGCGGATGCCCGGTGTCGACGGGATCACCGCCACCGCACGGCTGCGGGCCCGCAGCCACCCGCCCGCGGTGATCGCACTGACCACTTTCGACACCGACGACCACGTGGTGCGGGCGCTGCGGGCCGGGGCGAGCGGGTTCCTGCTCAAGGACACCCCGCCGGACCGGATCGTCGAGGCGATCCTGCGGGTCGCCGCCGGGGACGCGATCCTCTCCCCCGCCATCACCCGGCGCCTGATGGACCGGGTGGTCGCCGAGTCCGGGACGGCCGACCGCGCCCGCGCGGCGCTCGCCGAGCTCAGCACGCGGGAGCGCGAGGTCGTGCTGGCGGTGGCGACCGGGCTCACCAACGCCGACATCGCCGCCGAGCTGACGATGAGCGTCGCGACGGTGAAGGCGCACCTGACGCACATCTTCCTCAAGCTCGGCGTGACCAACCGGACCCAGATCGCGCTGCTCGCCCACGACGCCGGCCTGGTCTGA